The following coding sequences lie in one Pempheris klunzingeri isolate RE-2024b chromosome 13, fPemKlu1.hap1, whole genome shotgun sequence genomic window:
- the cinp gene encoding cyclin-dependent kinase 2-interacting protein encodes MEGQSGDISVTSANRKCSAITGSARKTKDNAADWHNLLLRWERLNQDGFTVAGRIANVTLTRSQSVQVLLVDESSSSSSSSSSSSSPSLQDECCKLQDVIDKMVVMMTKMERLMTSQRGIRDLEEFQFGPEGRKIPLFHCWNTKHFEDSSRVLLDSFRQELRLKQAVLQELAHAASPDLCMVYLSCWLHQPYILSHSRRTLEALLLETGHRPL; translated from the exons ATGGAAG gTCAGTCAGGTGACATTAGTGTGACGtcagcaaacaggaagtgctctGCTATCACAGGAAGTGCAAGAAAGACCAAAGACAACGCGGCTGACTGGCACAACCTGCTGCTCCGGTGGGAGCGGCTCAACCAGGACGGGTTCACGGTGGCGGGACGGATCGCCAACGTCACACTGACACG tTCTCAGAGCGttcaggtgctgctggtggacgagtcctcatcatcttcatcatcttcatcatcttcatcatctccGTCGCTGCAGGACGAATGTTGCAAACTCCAGGACGTCATCGACAAAATG GTTGTCATGATGACCAAGATGGAGCGCTTGATGACATCACAGCGAGGCATTCGAGATCTGGAGGAGTTTCAGTTCGGACCTGAAGGAAGAAAGATTCCTCTGTTTCACTGCTGGAACACCAAACACTTCG AGGACTCGTCACGTGTGCTGCTGGACTCCTTCCGACAGGAGCTGAGGCTGAAGCAGGCCGTGCTGCAGGAACTCGCCCACGCTGCATCCCCGGACCTCTGCATGGTCTACCTGTCCTGCTGGCTGCACCAGCCCTACATTCTGTCACACAGCAGACGCACCCTGGAGGCCCTACTGCTTGAGACCGGACACCGCCCACTGTGA
- the LOC139212107 gene encoding uncharacterized protein isoform X2: MAAQQLPAELWLEVFSFLSWRDKLSVRCTCSHFKHLLDKSRPLWRGFSVVLRHFSQYNRPFWRSLAQRHVGSVLVRSGKRKHLKQLSAWLPALDALRLDDWREGGVDELKLFRRLQRLSFTSCSTQLKNVDFLFPLSHQLTQLSLCYVQLTCPASHLLAAISQLTRLTSLQLHHDGSVRVPTLSGILTRLTQLKHLSWTMVSYKSLSHDFFSPHQFTAGDALQLSELQLLNYDAMVTQEVLRPLSRLHSLSVFHLYSVPGPTCHLQTWLRSLPQLCSLSVHGGHPLAMYADFLPSSLVSLTLCVDLQPEDLQVVSHRAPHLEHLHLEPWSSSSNLVRLLPQLFPHLRTLRIRHHHVSDGDFLRLQQLRRLDTLEVLDSFYKPDPKDPSWVIYEPSPRLLQLSSDLQKLTNHRVRVITSSHRDPLACHCV; encoded by the exons ATGGCAGCACAGCAGCTTCCTGCCGAGCTGTGGCTGGAGGTGTTCAGCTTCCTGTCCTGGAGAGACAAACTGAGCGTGCGCTGCACCTGTTCACACTTCAAACACCTGCTGGATAAGTCCCGCCCCCTGTGGCGAGGCTTCAGCGTCGTGCTGCGACACTTCTCCCAGTACAATCGCCCATTTTGGCGCAGCCTGGCTCAGAGGCACGTGGGCAGCGTGTTGGTGCGTTCAGGTAAGAGGAAACACCTGAAGCAACTCTCCGCCTGGCTTCCTGCTCTTGATGCACTGCGATTGGATGACTGGAGGGAAGGGGGCGTCGATGAGCTGAAACTGTTTCGCCGGCTGCAGCGCTTgtccttcacttcctgttccacACAGTTGAAGAATGTcgacttcctgtttcctctgagtCACCAGCTGACACAGCTCAGCCTGTGTTACGTGCAGCTCACCTGCCCCGCCTCTCACCTGTTGGCTGCCATCAGTCAGCTGACCCGTCTCACCTCCCTGCAGCTGCACCATGACGGCAGTGTGAGAGTCCCAACGCTCAGCGGCATCCTGACTCGCCTGACGCAGCTCAAACACCTGTCCTGGACCATGGTTTCCTATAAGTCGCTGTCACATGACTTCTTCAGCCCCCACCAGttcacag CTGGTGACGCTCTGCAGTTGTCTGAACTACAGTTGTTGAACTATGACGCCATGGTGACGCAGGAAGTTCTGCGACCTTTGTCCCGCCTCCACAGCCTGTCAGTCTTCCATCTGTACTCCGTACCTGGACCCACCTGTCACCTGCAGACATGGCTGAGGTCGCTGCCACAGCTCTGCAGCCTCAGTGTGCACG GAGGCCATCCTCTGGCGATGTACGCTGACTTCCTGCCATCCTCCCTCGTCAGTCTGACTCTCTGTGTGGATCTGCAGCCAGAAGACCTGCAGGTGGTCTCACACAGAGCTCCTCACCTGGAGCACCTGCACTTAGAGCCCTGGAGCTCCTCCTCCAACCTGGTCAGACTCCTCCCACAGCTGTTTCCTCACCTGAGGACACTCCGGATCAG acaTCATCATGTGTCAGACGGCGACTTCCTGCGTCTGCAGCAGCTGCGGCGTCTCGACACTCTGGAGGTCCTGGATTCGTTCTACAAACCAGACCCGAAGGATCCAAGCTGGGTCATCTACGAGCCGAGTCCTCgcctgctgcagctcagctccGACCTGCAGAAACTGACCAACCACAGAGTCCGAGTCATCACCAGCTCACACAGAGACCCGCTGGCCTGCCACTGTGTCTGA
- the LOC139212107 gene encoding uncharacterized protein isoform X1, with product MAAQQLPAELWLEVFSFLSWRDKLSVRCTCSHFKHLLDKSRPLWRGFSVVLRHFSQYNRPFWRSLAQRHVGSVLVRSGKRKHLKQLSAWLPALDALRLDDWREGGVDELKLFRRLQRLSFTSCSTQLKNVDFLFPLSHQLTQLSLCYVQLTCPASHLLAAISQLTRLTSLQLHHDGSVRVPTLSGILTRLTQLKHLSWTMVSYKSLSHDFFSPHQFTAAGDALQLSELQLLNYDAMVTQEVLRPLSRLHSLSVFHLYSVPGPTCHLQTWLRSLPQLCSLSVHGGHPLAMYADFLPSSLVSLTLCVDLQPEDLQVVSHRAPHLEHLHLEPWSSSSNLVRLLPQLFPHLRTLRIRHHHVSDGDFLRLQQLRRLDTLEVLDSFYKPDPKDPSWVIYEPSPRLLQLSSDLQKLTNHRVRVITSSHRDPLACHCV from the exons ATGGCAGCACAGCAGCTTCCTGCCGAGCTGTGGCTGGAGGTGTTCAGCTTCCTGTCCTGGAGAGACAAACTGAGCGTGCGCTGCACCTGTTCACACTTCAAACACCTGCTGGATAAGTCCCGCCCCCTGTGGCGAGGCTTCAGCGTCGTGCTGCGACACTTCTCCCAGTACAATCGCCCATTTTGGCGCAGCCTGGCTCAGAGGCACGTGGGCAGCGTGTTGGTGCGTTCAGGTAAGAGGAAACACCTGAAGCAACTCTCCGCCTGGCTTCCTGCTCTTGATGCACTGCGATTGGATGACTGGAGGGAAGGGGGCGTCGATGAGCTGAAACTGTTTCGCCGGCTGCAGCGCTTgtccttcacttcctgttccacACAGTTGAAGAATGTcgacttcctgtttcctctgagtCACCAGCTGACACAGCTCAGCCTGTGTTACGTGCAGCTCACCTGCCCCGCCTCTCACCTGTTGGCTGCCATCAGTCAGCTGACCCGTCTCACCTCCCTGCAGCTGCACCATGACGGCAGTGTGAGAGTCCCAACGCTCAGCGGCATCCTGACTCGCCTGACGCAGCTCAAACACCTGTCCTGGACCATGGTTTCCTATAAGTCGCTGTCACATGACTTCTTCAGCCCCCACCAGttcacag CAGCTGGTGACGCTCTGCAGTTGTCTGAACTACAGTTGTTGAACTATGACGCCATGGTGACGCAGGAAGTTCTGCGACCTTTGTCCCGCCTCCACAGCCTGTCAGTCTTCCATCTGTACTCCGTACCTGGACCCACCTGTCACCTGCAGACATGGCTGAGGTCGCTGCCACAGCTCTGCAGCCTCAGTGTGCACG GAGGCCATCCTCTGGCGATGTACGCTGACTTCCTGCCATCCTCCCTCGTCAGTCTGACTCTCTGTGTGGATCTGCAGCCAGAAGACCTGCAGGTGGTCTCACACAGAGCTCCTCACCTGGAGCACCTGCACTTAGAGCCCTGGAGCTCCTCCTCCAACCTGGTCAGACTCCTCCCACAGCTGTTTCCTCACCTGAGGACACTCCGGATCAG acaTCATCATGTGTCAGACGGCGACTTCCTGCGTCTGCAGCAGCTGCGGCGTCTCGACACTCTGGAGGTCCTGGATTCGTTCTACAAACCAGACCCGAAGGATCCAAGCTGGGTCATCTACGAGCCGAGTCCTCgcctgctgcagctcagctccGACCTGCAGAAACTGACCAACCACAGAGTCCGAGTCATCACCAGCTCACACAGAGACCCGCTGGCCTGCCACTGTGTCTGA
- the dkc1 gene encoding H/ACA ribonucleoprotein complex subunit DKC1 isoform X3, with protein sequence MADAEVKKKKKVKKVSEEEVGEIQQSGDFFIQPESKVASLDTSQWPLLLKNFDKLNVRTAHYTPLPNGSNPLKRNIQDYVRSGFINLDKPANPSSHEVVAWIRRILRVEKTGHSGTLDPKVTGCLIVCVDRATRLVKSQQSAGKEYVGIVRLHNAIESEHTLGRALETLTGALFQRPPLIAAVKRQLRVRTIYESKLIEYDPERRLGIFWVSCEAGTYIRTLCVHLGLMLGVGGQMQELRRVRSGVLGEKDNMVTMHDVLDAQWQFDHNKDESYLRRAILPLEKLLVSHKRLVMKDSAVNAICYGAKIMLPGVLRYEDGIEMNQDIVVITTKGEAICTAVALMTTAVISTCDHGVVAKIKRVIMERDTYPRKWGLGPKASQKKMMIQKGLLDKHGKPNGSTPDDWKKQYVDYSSVSKATEESCDTSAKRKREAADSDGEAAVTLSTPSAEDIKKEKKKKKREKRQKLEEAESDGVEVEPDLGGTEPETEVESVKKKKKKKKQKDGDTSE encoded by the exons ATGGCGGACGCAGAGG tgaagaagaagaagaaggtgaagaaaGTCAGTGAAGAAGAAGTCGGG GAGATCCAGCAGAGTGGAGACTTCTTCATCCAGCCAGAGTCCAAGGTGGCATCTCTGGACACGTCCCAGTGGCCACTGTTACTgaag AATTTTGATAAACTGAACGTCCGAACGGCTCATTACACTCCTCTGCCAAACGGCAGCAACCCTCTGAAGAGAAACATCCAGGACTATGTCAG GTCGGGCTTCATCAACCTGGACAAACCAGCGAATCCGTCATCTCATGAGGTCGTGGCGTGGATCAGGAGGATCCTGCGAGTGGAGAAGACGGGTCACAGTGGGACACTCGATCCGAAGGTCACCGGCTGTCTGATTGTCTGCGTGGATCGAGCCACACGATTGGTCAAGTCCCAGCAGAGCGCCG gtaaAGAGTATGTGGGGATCGTTCGGCTGCACAATGCGATAGAGAGCGAACACACGCTCGGCCGG GCGTTGGAGACGCTGACAGGCGCTCTGTTCCAGAGACCACCGCTGATCGCTGCTGTCAAACGACAGCTGAGAGTCCGAACGATCTACGAGAGCAAATTGATCGAATACGACCCAGAGAGGAGGCTGG GTATCTTCTGGGTGAGCTGTGAAGCAGGAACCTACATCCGGACTCTCTGCGTCCACCTGGGCCTGATGCTCGGGGTTGGCGGTCAGATGCAGGAACTGAGGAGAGTCCGGTCTGGCGTGCTGGGAGAGAAG GACAACATGGTGACCATGCACGACGTCCTGGACGCTCAGTGGCAGTTCGACCACAACAAAGACGAGTCGTACCTGAGGCGGGCGATCCTCCCTCTGGAGAAGCTGCTGGTGTCTCACAAACGGCTGGTGATGAAGGACAGCGCT GTGAACGCCATCTGTTACGGGGCCAAGATCATGCTGCCAGGTGTCCTCAGGTACGAAGACGGCATCGAGATGAACCAGGACATTGTCGTCATAACGACCAAGGGCGAGGCCATCTGCACAG CTGTCGCTCTGATGACGACAGCAGTCATCTCCACGTGTGACCACGGCGTGGTGGCGAAGATCAAGAGGGTGATCATGGAAAGAGACACGTATCCTCGGAAGTGGGGCCTTGGACCAAAG GCGAGtcagaagaagatgatgatcCAGAAAGGACTCCTTGACAAACACGGAAAGCCAAACGGCAGCACGCCAGATGACTGGAAGAAGCAGTACGTGGACTACAG cagcGTTTCCAAGGCGACAGAGGAGTCATGTGACACTTCAGCAAAG aggaagagggaggcgGCAGACAGCGACGGGGAAGCGGCGGTAACACTCAGCACGCCGTCTGCAGAGGACAtcaagaaagagaagaagaagaaaaagagagaaaagaggcagaaactGGAGGAGGCGGAGTCTGATGGGGTCGAGGTGGAGCCTGATCTGGGGGGGACGGAGCCTGAGACAGAG GTTGAaagtgtgaagaagaagaaaaagaagaagaaacagaaggatGGCGACACGTCTGAGTGA
- the dkc1 gene encoding H/ACA ribonucleoprotein complex subunit DKC1 isoform X1, whose translation MADAEAVKKKKKVKKVSEEEVGEIQQSGDFFIQPESKVASLDTSQWPLLLKNFDKLNVRTAHYTPLPNGSNPLKRNIQDYVRSGFINLDKPANPSSHEVVAWIRRILRVEKTGHSGTLDPKVTGCLIVCVDRATRLVKSQQSAGKEYVGIVRLHNAIESEHTLGRALETLTGALFQRPPLIAAVKRQLRVRTIYESKLIEYDPERRLGIFWVSCEAGTYIRTLCVHLGLMLGVGGQMQELRRVRSGVLGEKDNMVTMHDVLDAQWQFDHNKDESYLRRAILPLEKLLVSHKRLVMKDSAVNAICYGAKIMLPGVLRYEDGIEMNQDIVVITTKGEAICTAVALMTTAVISTCDHGVVAKIKRVIMERDTYPRKWGLGPKASQKKMMIQKGLLDKHGKPNGSTPDDWKKQYVDYSSVSKATEESCDTSAKRKREAADSDGEAAVTLSTPSAEDIKKEKKKKKREKRQKLEEAESDGVEVEPDLGGTEPETEVESVKKKKKKKKQKDGDTSE comes from the exons ATGGCGGACGCAGAGG cagtgaagaagaagaagaaggtgaagaaaGTCAGTGAAGAAGAAGTCGGG GAGATCCAGCAGAGTGGAGACTTCTTCATCCAGCCAGAGTCCAAGGTGGCATCTCTGGACACGTCCCAGTGGCCACTGTTACTgaag AATTTTGATAAACTGAACGTCCGAACGGCTCATTACACTCCTCTGCCAAACGGCAGCAACCCTCTGAAGAGAAACATCCAGGACTATGTCAG GTCGGGCTTCATCAACCTGGACAAACCAGCGAATCCGTCATCTCATGAGGTCGTGGCGTGGATCAGGAGGATCCTGCGAGTGGAGAAGACGGGTCACAGTGGGACACTCGATCCGAAGGTCACCGGCTGTCTGATTGTCTGCGTGGATCGAGCCACACGATTGGTCAAGTCCCAGCAGAGCGCCG gtaaAGAGTATGTGGGGATCGTTCGGCTGCACAATGCGATAGAGAGCGAACACACGCTCGGCCGG GCGTTGGAGACGCTGACAGGCGCTCTGTTCCAGAGACCACCGCTGATCGCTGCTGTCAAACGACAGCTGAGAGTCCGAACGATCTACGAGAGCAAATTGATCGAATACGACCCAGAGAGGAGGCTGG GTATCTTCTGGGTGAGCTGTGAAGCAGGAACCTACATCCGGACTCTCTGCGTCCACCTGGGCCTGATGCTCGGGGTTGGCGGTCAGATGCAGGAACTGAGGAGAGTCCGGTCTGGCGTGCTGGGAGAGAAG GACAACATGGTGACCATGCACGACGTCCTGGACGCTCAGTGGCAGTTCGACCACAACAAAGACGAGTCGTACCTGAGGCGGGCGATCCTCCCTCTGGAGAAGCTGCTGGTGTCTCACAAACGGCTGGTGATGAAGGACAGCGCT GTGAACGCCATCTGTTACGGGGCCAAGATCATGCTGCCAGGTGTCCTCAGGTACGAAGACGGCATCGAGATGAACCAGGACATTGTCGTCATAACGACCAAGGGCGAGGCCATCTGCACAG CTGTCGCTCTGATGACGACAGCAGTCATCTCCACGTGTGACCACGGCGTGGTGGCGAAGATCAAGAGGGTGATCATGGAAAGAGACACGTATCCTCGGAAGTGGGGCCTTGGACCAAAG GCGAGtcagaagaagatgatgatcCAGAAAGGACTCCTTGACAAACACGGAAAGCCAAACGGCAGCACGCCAGATGACTGGAAGAAGCAGTACGTGGACTACAG cagcGTTTCCAAGGCGACAGAGGAGTCATGTGACACTTCAGCAAAG aggaagagggaggcgGCAGACAGCGACGGGGAAGCGGCGGTAACACTCAGCACGCCGTCTGCAGAGGACAtcaagaaagagaagaagaagaaaaagagagaaaagaggcagaaactGGAGGAGGCGGAGTCTGATGGGGTCGAGGTGGAGCCTGATCTGGGGGGGACGGAGCCTGAGACAGAG GTTGAaagtgtgaagaagaagaaaaagaagaagaaacagaaggatGGCGACACGTCTGAGTGA
- the dkc1 gene encoding H/ACA ribonucleoprotein complex subunit DKC1 isoform X2, whose protein sequence is MADAEAVKKKKKVKKVSEEEVGEIQQSGDFFIQPESKVASLDTSQWPLLLKNFDKLNVRTAHYTPLPNGSNPLKRNIQDYVRSGFINLDKPANPSSHEVVAWIRRILRVEKTGHSGTLDPKVTGCLIVCVDRATRLVKSQQSAGKEYVGIVRLHNAIESEHTLGRALETLTGALFQRPPLIAAVKRQLRVRTIYESKLIEYDPERRLGIFWVSCEAGTYIRTLCVHLGLMLGVGGQMQELRRVRSGVLGEKDNMVTMHDVLDAQWQFDHNKDESYLRRAILPLEKLLVSHKRLVMKDSAVNAICYGAKIMLPGVLRYEDGIEMNQDIVVITTKGEAICTAVALMTTAVISTCDHGVVAKIKRVIMERDTYPRKWGLGPKASQKKMMIQKGLLDKHGKPNGSTPDDWKKQYVDYSVSKATEESCDTSAKRKREAADSDGEAAVTLSTPSAEDIKKEKKKKKREKRQKLEEAESDGVEVEPDLGGTEPETEVESVKKKKKKKKQKDGDTSE, encoded by the exons ATGGCGGACGCAGAGG cagtgaagaagaagaagaaggtgaagaaaGTCAGTGAAGAAGAAGTCGGG GAGATCCAGCAGAGTGGAGACTTCTTCATCCAGCCAGAGTCCAAGGTGGCATCTCTGGACACGTCCCAGTGGCCACTGTTACTgaag AATTTTGATAAACTGAACGTCCGAACGGCTCATTACACTCCTCTGCCAAACGGCAGCAACCCTCTGAAGAGAAACATCCAGGACTATGTCAG GTCGGGCTTCATCAACCTGGACAAACCAGCGAATCCGTCATCTCATGAGGTCGTGGCGTGGATCAGGAGGATCCTGCGAGTGGAGAAGACGGGTCACAGTGGGACACTCGATCCGAAGGTCACCGGCTGTCTGATTGTCTGCGTGGATCGAGCCACACGATTGGTCAAGTCCCAGCAGAGCGCCG gtaaAGAGTATGTGGGGATCGTTCGGCTGCACAATGCGATAGAGAGCGAACACACGCTCGGCCGG GCGTTGGAGACGCTGACAGGCGCTCTGTTCCAGAGACCACCGCTGATCGCTGCTGTCAAACGACAGCTGAGAGTCCGAACGATCTACGAGAGCAAATTGATCGAATACGACCCAGAGAGGAGGCTGG GTATCTTCTGGGTGAGCTGTGAAGCAGGAACCTACATCCGGACTCTCTGCGTCCACCTGGGCCTGATGCTCGGGGTTGGCGGTCAGATGCAGGAACTGAGGAGAGTCCGGTCTGGCGTGCTGGGAGAGAAG GACAACATGGTGACCATGCACGACGTCCTGGACGCTCAGTGGCAGTTCGACCACAACAAAGACGAGTCGTACCTGAGGCGGGCGATCCTCCCTCTGGAGAAGCTGCTGGTGTCTCACAAACGGCTGGTGATGAAGGACAGCGCT GTGAACGCCATCTGTTACGGGGCCAAGATCATGCTGCCAGGTGTCCTCAGGTACGAAGACGGCATCGAGATGAACCAGGACATTGTCGTCATAACGACCAAGGGCGAGGCCATCTGCACAG CTGTCGCTCTGATGACGACAGCAGTCATCTCCACGTGTGACCACGGCGTGGTGGCGAAGATCAAGAGGGTGATCATGGAAAGAGACACGTATCCTCGGAAGTGGGGCCTTGGACCAAAG GCGAGtcagaagaagatgatgatcCAGAAAGGACTCCTTGACAAACACGGAAAGCCAAACGGCAGCACGCCAGATGACTGGAAGAAGCAGTACGTGGACTACAG cGTTTCCAAGGCGACAGAGGAGTCATGTGACACTTCAGCAAAG aggaagagggaggcgGCAGACAGCGACGGGGAAGCGGCGGTAACACTCAGCACGCCGTCTGCAGAGGACAtcaagaaagagaagaagaagaaaaagagagaaaagaggcagaaactGGAGGAGGCGGAGTCTGATGGGGTCGAGGTGGAGCCTGATCTGGGGGGGACGGAGCCTGAGACAGAG GTTGAaagtgtgaagaagaagaaaaagaagaagaaacagaaggatGGCGACACGTCTGAGTGA